The DNA window GATGTTGCTTAATTGAACATCCTGTATTCGTTGGGTGTATGCCCTACCCGTTGTTTGAATAAACGGCTGAAATGCTGAGGATATTTAAATCCCAGCTCATAGGCAATTTCACTGACTGATTTGTTGATATCGAAGATCCTTTCCTTGGCCACATCTATCAGTTTGGCCTGTATATATTCCTGCGCAGATTTACCGGTTTCTTTTTTAATTAAATCGCCAAAGTAATTGGAAGACAGATTCAACTGACCTGCACAATATCCTACAGATGGCAAACCCAGTGTCTGTGGTTTGTCTGAAAGAAAATATTCGTTGAGCAGATGTTCAAACTGTGCTAAAATGCCTTTGTGTTCATTATCACGGGTGAGGAACTGCCGGTCATAAAAACGCTGGCAATAATTAAGGAAGAGCTCAATATTAGTAACGATCAGTGTTTTACTGTGTTTGTCGATAGCATGCCTGAGTTCAAAATCAATTTTGGAAAAGCAGTCCAGCACAGTTTGTCGTTCCCGCTCTGACAGGTGCAGCGCCTCATGCACATCATAGGAAAAAAACGTATAGTCGTTCATGTGACGACCTAGTGAAGTGCCCTTTAGCAGGTCGGGATGGAAGACCAGTGCATGACCCTGAGGCTGATAATACGGACCGTGATTACATTCAATCTTGATCACCTGCCCGGGAGCCAGAAACACCAGGGTTCCTTCCTGGTAATCATAGAAATGACGACCGTACCGGATATCACCGCATCTTACATCTTTGAGAAAGACGGTATAAAACCCCAGATTAAT is part of the Chitinophaga flava genome and encodes:
- a CDS encoding helix-turn-helix domain-containing protein, whose protein sequence is MDKIVRFDHVSQYNDYNNHETLHPLVSVVDFSNAGLRPPAHINLGFYTVFLKDVRCGDIRYGRHFYDYQEGTLVFLAPGQVIKIECNHGPYYQPQGHALVFHPDLLKGTSLGRHMNDYTFFSYDVHEALHLSERERQTVLDCFSKIDFELRHAIDKHSKTLIVTNIELFLNYCQRFYDRQFLTRDNEHKGILAQFEHLLNEYFLSDKPQTLGLPSVGYCAGQLNLSSNYFGDLIKKETGKSAQEYIQAKLIDVAKERIFDINKSVSEIAYELGFKYPQHFSRLFKQRVGHTPNEYRMFN